A DNA window from Bradyrhizobium barranii subsp. barranii contains the following coding sequences:
- a CDS encoding ABC transporter ATP-binding protein → MSGAAIEVRAVEKRFGNVGIIRDLNLSVAKGERHAVIGPNGAGKSTTFNLISGHIKPTSGEVKLNGDVISGLRPFEINRRGLSRSFQVTNVFARMSVWENVRCAVLWATGHRYAFWKNVDSLPEVRERTAQILDDIHLTHRRDVPAGLLTYAEQRELEIGITIASGATVVMLDEPTAGMSHAETDRAVSLIRRLTEGKTLVIVEHDMSVVFGLADRISVLVYGHIIASGTPEEIRRDPKVKEAYLGEEAH, encoded by the coding sequence ATGAGCGGAGCAGCCATCGAAGTCCGCGCCGTCGAAAAGCGCTTCGGCAATGTCGGCATCATCCGCGACCTCAACCTCAGCGTCGCGAAAGGCGAGCGTCACGCCGTCATCGGCCCGAACGGCGCCGGAAAATCCACGACGTTCAATCTGATCAGCGGCCACATCAAGCCGACCTCGGGCGAGGTGAAGCTGAACGGCGATGTGATCTCCGGCCTGCGGCCGTTCGAGATCAACCGGCGCGGCCTGTCGCGCTCGTTCCAGGTCACCAACGTGTTCGCCCGCATGTCGGTCTGGGAGAACGTCCGCTGTGCCGTGCTGTGGGCGACGGGGCATCGCTACGCCTTCTGGAAGAACGTCGACAGCCTGCCGGAAGTGCGCGAGCGCACGGCCCAGATCCTGGACGACATCCATCTCACCCATCGGCGCGATGTTCCGGCGGGACTTCTGACCTATGCCGAGCAGCGCGAGCTCGAGATCGGCATCACCATCGCGAGCGGGGCCACGGTCGTCATGCTCGACGAGCCGACCGCCGGCATGAGCCACGCCGAAACTGACCGCGCGGTGTCGCTGATCCGGCGACTGACCGAGGGCAAGACCTTGGTCATCGTCGAGCACGACATGAGCGTCGTATTCGGCCTTGCCGACCGCATCTCCGTGCTGGTCTACGGCCACATCATCGCATCGGGAACGCCGGAAGAGATCCGGCGCGATCCTAAGGTCAAGGAAGCCTATCTCGGCGAGGAAGCGCACTGA
- a CDS encoding ABC transporter substrate-binding protein — MPSMPGRQLVRGVVALLAALGAASAATAGNYDTGATDTSIKLGQTMPYSGPASAYSAIGRAEIAYFKMLNDKGGINGRKVELLSMDDGYSPSKTVEQVRRLAESDEVLAMFSMLGTGPNIAAQKYLNAKKIPQLFPSSGASRWNDPQHFPWTTGSQPTYRTEGRIYAKWILANKPNAKIAVITPNEDPGRDYLAGFKEGLGEHVNQIVSEATYETSDPTVDSQIVKFKAAGADVVFNECTPKFAAQAIKKIAELGWKPQIILPAVSNSVGSVLVPAGLDNSVGIVTGAFQKDPGDPRWENDSGMKAWREWMKTYNSGADPADVFNVTGYTMAQIMELVLQRAGNDLTRANLMKQTQSFKDVELPMLLPGIKLNTSAEQVTPIRQLQMARFNGKSWELFGDVIGE; from the coding sequence ATGCCGAGCATGCCGGGAAGACAACTGGTCCGTGGAGTCGTTGCTCTGCTTGCGGCGCTGGGCGCCGCTTCGGCCGCGACGGCCGGAAACTACGACACCGGCGCGACCGACACGTCGATCAAGCTCGGGCAGACCATGCCCTATTCGGGACCGGCCTCCGCCTATTCCGCGATTGGCCGCGCCGAGATCGCCTATTTCAAGATGCTCAACGACAAGGGCGGCATCAACGGCCGCAAGGTCGAGCTGCTCAGCATGGACGACGGTTATTCGCCGTCGAAGACGGTCGAGCAGGTTCGCCGCCTCGCCGAGAGCGACGAGGTGCTGGCGATGTTCTCGATGCTCGGCACCGGTCCCAACATCGCCGCGCAGAAATACCTCAACGCCAAGAAGATTCCGCAGCTGTTCCCGTCGAGCGGCGCCAGCCGCTGGAACGATCCGCAGCATTTTCCCTGGACCACCGGTTCGCAGCCGACCTACCGGACGGAAGGCCGCATCTATGCCAAGTGGATTCTTGCGAACAAGCCGAACGCCAAAATCGCCGTCATCACGCCGAACGAAGATCCCGGGCGCGACTATCTCGCCGGCTTCAAGGAAGGGTTAGGGGAGCACGTCAACCAGATCGTGTCCGAGGCCACCTACGAGACATCGGATCCGACCGTCGACTCCCAGATCGTCAAGTTCAAGGCCGCCGGCGCCGACGTTGTTTTCAACGAGTGCACGCCGAAATTCGCGGCGCAGGCCATCAAGAAAATCGCCGAGCTCGGCTGGAAGCCGCAGATCATCCTTCCCGCCGTTTCCAACTCCGTCGGCTCCGTGCTGGTGCCGGCCGGGCTCGACAATTCCGTCGGCATCGTCACCGGTGCTTTCCAGAAGGATCCCGGTGATCCGCGCTGGGAGAATGATTCCGGCATGAAAGCCTGGCGCGAATGGATGAAGACGTACAATTCGGGCGCCGATCCGGCCGACGTATTCAACGTCACCGGCTACACCATGGCGCAGATCATGGAGCTGGTGCTGCAGCGCGCCGGCAACGACCTCACCCGCGCCAATTTGATGAAGCAGACGCAATCCTTCAAGGATGTCGAATTGCCGATGCTGCTGCCGGGCATCAAGCTCAACACCTCGGCCGAGCAGGTGACGCCGATCCGGCAGTTGCAGATGGCGCGCTTCAACGGCAAATCCTGGGAGCTGTTCGGCGACGTGATCGGCGAATAG